The following coding sequences are from one Oncorhynchus nerka isolate Pitt River linkage group LG6, Oner_Uvic_2.0, whole genome shotgun sequence window:
- the LOC115130136 gene encoding mitochondrial fission regulator 1-like — MSQENTRIEKNLDFGFSGKAYGSSRSIVRRIATNLPLKPCPRVHFQLNLYTEDGSVLNSAGRQNGPVASLADVVWIDREEEEDENDWFGFGRLRSEAPSGLMFRSHPPQPRRRSLPSLHQAEPEPQGQTRSNDEAIQKISALEMELAKLRAQITQIVLTQEQNAQTPAPGRPPPPCAPPPPPPPLMGFQRSFSVIDLIQERRGKKTDGQTLLDQEPKQAEVPNMLDVLKDIGKVKLRPLRGGRLERQAKPSEPTDAAFLIANALKRKFAHRYRHNSNENKEFDFPASELKPFCSEFPKTDKVEVPLVRQHWLKTPAPVVKLHPDTPMFGQHMLKSTGQRKLL, encoded by the exons GACTTTGGCTTTTCAGGCAAGGCGTATGGGTCCTCAAGGAGTATTGTGAGAAGAATAGCCACCAATCTTCCCCTTAAACCATGCCCCAGGGTCCATTTTCAG CTCAATCTTTACACTGAAGACGGTAGTGTCCTGAACAGTGCTGGGAGACAGAATGGACCGGTTGCCTCTTTGGCTGATGTTGTCTGGATCgacagggaagaggaggaagatgaaaaTGACTGGTTTGGATTTGGAAGACTGAG GTCAGAAGCACCGTCTGGGCTCATGTTCCGTTCTCACCCGCCTCAGCCCAGACGTAGATCATTACCCAGCCTGCACCAGGCCGAGCCAGAGCCCCAGGGTCAAACCCGCAGCAACGATGAAGCCATCCAGAAGATCAGTGCTCTGGAGATGGAGCTGGCCAAACTCAGAGCCCAGATCACACAGATAGTACTGACCCAGGAGCAGAACGCACAGACACCAG CCCCAGGTCGCCCTCCACCACCCTgcgcccctccacctccccctcctccactcaTGGGATTCCAGCGGAGCTTCTCGGTCATTGACCTCATCCAGGAGCGCCGTGGGAAGAAGACAGATGGCCAGACACTGCTGGACCAGGAGCCCAAGCAGGCAGAGGTCCCCAACATGCTGGATGTGCTTAAAGACATCGGCAAAGTCAAGCTACGCCCGCTAAGAGGTGG CCGGCTAGAGCGCCAAGCCAAGCCTAGTGAACCCACCGACGCTGCGTTTCTCATCGCTAATGCCTTGAAGCGCAAGTTCGCCCATCGCTATCGCCACAACAGCAATGAGAACAAAGAGTTTGACTTCCCAGCCTCTGAACTCAAACCTTTCTGTTCTGAATTCCCCAAGACCGACAAAGTAGAGGTTCCCCTG GTAAGGCAGCACTGGCTGAAAACCCCAGCCCCTGTCGTGAAACTACACCCAGACACACCCATG TTTGGGCAGCACATGTTGAAATCTACTGGCCAGAGAAAGCTCCTCTGA